Genomic window (Trichomycterus rosablanca isolate fTriRos1 chromosome 16, fTriRos1.hap1, whole genome shotgun sequence):
ATAGTGTCGAACATTCAACCTGGCAACCCTATGTTAAGGAGACTACAGGtgcaaaataaaatttttaaaatctgagatatttttcattataacacattttaaaaacactcgTGTTAATAACTGACAGATGGAAGAAGCTGATGATTGGCTGCGCTATGGCAACCCCTGGGAGAAGGCCCGTCCCGAGTACATGCGCCCTGTGCACTTTTTTGGCAGGACAGAGCACCATCCAGATGGAGTGAAGTGGGTGGATACTCAGGTAAGCAGAGGGCGTTGAGACTGGCTGTGTTAGGGGTGAGTTGAAGACCATGTGCTATAAAGAGAACTGATTCGTTTGCTGGACTGACAGGTGGTGTTGGCTCTACCATATGATGTTCCTGTACCTGGCTACCGAAACAACGTGGTAAACACAATGAGACTGTGGTCAGCCAAGGCTCCATGCGAGTTCAACCTGAAAGATTGTAAGTCAGACAGATTTATGCTCTAACACACACCATGTCTGCCGCTCGGGAAGAGACGGAATCGATCACCTTATTATCTTTGTCTTGGTTTTAGTCAATGTCGGAGGCTACATTCAGGCTGTGCTGGATCGCAACTTGGCAGAGAACATCTCTCGAGTGCTGTATCCCAACGACAATGTCAGtaaatccttctctctctctctctctctctctctctgttttagCTCATTTGTCTAGCCTCAGTATAGGCGCTCGGGTGGCTCACCAGTCTATTATGATATCCCACCCGATTCAGACCcagatctcagaggtgctattgAGTGGTTGGGTGTCtgaatgattggctatgtctgaaaagGGAaggatggccgaagccctgcagtGGAGtgacgccctgtccagggttcttctgccttgtgctcagtgtttcccagtgaaaccaAACCCATCtcaaccctgactaggatgaagcagttgatataaattaaattaaatctgatttaagttttttaataattacacatttaatcacatattaaaataatatattaataaggaTTTATTTGTACTGGTAAACAACATGAAAATAAACTACCACACTAATTAACTACCATTttatattggtattattattaccattattatagtgtttatttattattattgttgctattatttttattcatgtctATAGCACCTTGTGCCACTTTCCAGGTTAAAAAGAATCTAGAAAGCATGAAGTACAGAGTCATTAACGTTCATGTATGTTTTTTGAACAGTTTTTTGAGGGGAAGGAGCTGCGTCTGAAGCAGGAGTACTTTGTGGTGGCTGCCACGCTCCAGGACATCATCCGCCGCTTCAAGGCTTCCAAGTTTGGGTCCAGGGAGATCGTACGCACTGACTTCACCGCTCTACCTGATAAGGTGAGTTAGATTAATGACCTCTATCCTCCACCACCTTGCTCTGCTGATTAGCtttataacaaacaaaaaatctaTTATTTCTCATTTGCGTCAGCTGCTTTACACTGTTCATATCTGGTACTTGTGTGCCCTCAGGTGGCCATCCAGCTGAACGACACTCATCCAGCTCTTGCCATTCCGGAGCTCATGAGGGTGCTGGTGGATGACGAGAAGCTGCCATGGGATAAGGTAGGAGAACTCAGTAGGGGAACCGGTTGTTATTGACCTTTCAGTCTTAATTATAAAGAATGTTAACACACTACTGCTGAGACCAGAGGTGCTGTCAGCCGGTCAAGCGTCTGCACAACTGTGATTGGCTAATGGGGAAGGGGGGTTGGTGGTGAAACAGCTTAGCCATTAGGAGGTGCACCTGTCAGCGTGCTCCTATTGTCGGTTCCAGGTCAGAATAAAATTAGGAGGAGCAcccagtgtaaaaactgtgctaaatcaggtatgcagaccagatctgctgtgggagcagccaaaaaagTAAGGTTATGAAATAGCCATAGAAATATGTGGGGGCCTTTCCTAATtgttgagttcagatgtttcagcctcacctattgctaacaggtatataacCAAAGTAATGAGCTTGCTTAAGTTTGGTGTTTAGATCCTTACCAAACCCCACTGATGACTGAATTTGGGAGGAACTGGAACACTGGGTATTTTTAATTGTGCTGTATTGTGCTGTAGTTCATTAGTGCCATGCGTTGTGTTATATTTAGGCCTGGGATATCACTGTGAGAACGTGTGCTTACACCAACCACACCGTGCTGCCTGAAGCTCTGGAGCGCTGGCCTATTGACCTGTTTCATAATCTGCTACCACGCCACCTGGAGATCATTTATGAGATCAACCGCCGCCATATGGAGGTCAGACACGGAATCACATTATTGTGGTTTGCTGCAGTTGGAACTGATACATATCCTAATGAGCTCCtatatatgttgtgtgtgtgtttttgtacagcGTGTTGCTTCTCTGTTCCCTGGTGATATGGACCGTCTGTGCCGCATGTCCTTAATTGAGGAGGGAGGAATTAAGAGGGTCAACATGGCACACATGTGTATCGTTGGCGCCCATGCAGTAAACGGCGTAGCTCAGATTCACTCAGACATTCTTAAAGCTACAGTGTATGTATGATTCAAACAGGCAATATGTATGTACCACATAgaatatatggccaaatgtacaTGGACActcctaattattattaaagcatAGATCTATATAAATTGAAGACTGTCCACAAACAAGTTGGTGTAGAGAATATCCAGTGGacagtacagagccctgacatcaaccctattaaacacctttgggattaattgaaATGTCGATTTTAGGCAAGGCCTCATCCAACATCAATGTCTAACCTCACAAATACTCTTGGGACAGAATCCCCCCCAAATTCCTgcagacacactttaaatggTCCATGgaataagataagatatttgtcatatattcaaatacagttgtacagtacaatgaaattctttcttcacatatcccagcttgtttggaagctggggtcagagcgcagggtcagccatcgtacggcgccccggagcagacagggttaagggccgtgctcaaggacccaacagtggctgcatagcagagccttgaTTTGAACCGGAATcgtccggttgatagcccaaagctctactcactaggctaccactgtccctaaggGTGTCCAgctagctcatggtcaggtgtccacatacttttggtcatatgatGTATggtttatatacatttacattgtggAATGTCTAAACAGGTTCAAGGACTTCTATGAGATGGATCCACACAAGTTCCAGAACAAAACCAATGGTATCACCCCACGCCGCTGGCTTGTTATGTGCAACCCTGGTCTGGCTGAGGTCATTGCAGAGGTAAGTGCACATAGGAATAGTTCAGTGACATGTGAAACGTACACCATTTTATATTAACACTACATGTAGTCTACATTAGCTCATATGCATTTGGGGTCCAATGCTTGATTCTTCACTCCTCCAAACATATCAGATGAAATTTATGTAAAGATCAACAATGAAGGTTAATGCTAGATGGGTGGGTTTGATCCTAAGAGGGCACAGGGGCTAATATCGGTAGTGCCTGTTAGTGGTAGCCTCAGGAACCGACATAACTTTTGGCAGCAAGTATAGCTGCAAGTCTTTGCACACCTTATTTCATTTATCAtgacagatcctctcaagcttgTCAGATTGAATGGCAAGTATCTGCCATCCTCAGATGTTTGATGGGCTTTAATCTGGGCTTTGGTTTCTTTTAatcactcaaggacattcagagacttgtcattgtcatgttaaaagtgTTACCCCAGTCTGAGTCTACAAGGATGTTCCCGTATTTTGCTGCATTTTTTCATCCCTCAACTCTCACCAGTGGTTGACCATTTTCATTAATAGTTACCTGTCAGGCTGCCTTGGTTCCATCCAAAAAGAAACAGCTGACAGACTCTATACATTGTTTTACTGATCTGAAGTTTTACTGATCTGTTTTGACCTGTTTAACAATTACGAActaactattattataatttaactaAGAATGTTATTAACCTAGTCTACTGTTTGGatttgtgtataatgtataattgtAAGTTAACCATTAAACTTATGACAGCAAATTCAATTTGATCTTTTTTATTGCTTTGTATGTACTTTTCTATTCTTTTTAAATAGTTCtatgtgtttatgtttttagaAAATAGGAGAGGACTTCATCAAAGACCTGAGTCAGCTGAGAAAGCTGGAAAACTTTGTTAATGATGAAGCTTTCATTCGCGACATCGCCAAAGTCAAACAGGTGAGAACGTTGGCAGCCTGTAATCACAGTTTTAATCCAGTTTTAATTTAGCAGACTTCCAATGTATAATATCTTTGCACTGaagattattttatattaatatttaattaaggcCCTGGTAAAAGATTTTCTAGATATTATGTCTGAATGTAAATGCATGAACAGTGTAACTTACCTCTGGGCCAACTGGGCGtccaatatttttttactttattcacACTTTAAtccatttaaaaagtatttaaatattttcattAAGAGAATCCATTCAatactttgttttttgtttactattATGGTCAAGAGATGAATTTTAGGCTGCTCTGTTTTCACTGTTGTAGGAAAACAAGCTGAAGTTCGCCACTCACCTGGAGGAGCACTACAAGGTGAAAATCAATCCCAATTCCATGTTTGACATCCAGGTCAAACGAATTCATGAGTACAAGAGACAGCTGCTCAACTGCCTGCACATCATCACTTATTACAACCGTAAGTGATTCTTTTCCATCACGTACTTATCCTCACATTCTTCCATAAATCATCAGCACATGTGGCATGTCTTGTAAATCTGTTTAAGGCATCAAGAAGGATCCCAAGAAGCAGTGGACTCCCAGAACTATAATGATTGGAGGAAAGGTAAGCCTTAGCATTAGCGGTACAGCTGTAATAGAGGTGTAGTACATCTGAATCATGTTCATTTTATACTTGTGGTTACAACCAGTGGGCAGGCCTTAACCCTAGTAGCCAGACGATGTAAAATTCTTTTCTGTGTGATGTGTtatagtggatcattctgtaCTACCATGTCATGTGACCTGACCTCTCAAATGCTTTTTGGCTGAAAGGTTACAAATTTTCATGACGAAACCTTTCCAAAAGAAGAGAGGCTGTGATAGCTGCAAACAGAGCTACTTTTATGCATGACTATGGTTCTGGAATAGatagtccacatacttttgaccacattgtGTATTTATGACACTTCATCAGCTCAGAATTCTATTAAAGAAGCTATTATAAATGGCTGGCAGGAAATTacagtttctttattttatagaCACACTAAATTGTGGTCAAGTCTGTTGCTCTTTTAAGCAAGTGGTGATGTTTATAGTAGTCAGTCCCTGGCCCACATGTTGTTCTGCATTTCGTACCATGTTCATTATGGCATGTTTTTATCCCACtgtaatgtttttatacatttcaaTAACCTGAATGATTGTAAACTCATAGTTGGTCATAGTAATAGCAGATTCATCATAGTTTGTCATAGATTGATCATGTGCGTGCCCTTCCAGGCTGCTCCAGGCTACCACACAGCAAAGATGATCATTCGTCTGATCACAGCCATCGGTGAAGTGGTGAACAAAGACCCAGTGGTGGGCGACCGGCTCAAGGTCATTTTCCTGGAGAATTACAGAGTCACCTTAGCTGAAAAAGGTGCTTTGATCCCTGATCTCATCATGCAATTGTTTTCCTATCTTATTTGTTTACGCATAGAAAAAATATTGACCTATCATCTGTTTCCTACTTTTTTGTCCTGTAGCAATTCCTGCCGCCGACCTGTCTGAGCAAATCTCGACAGCTGGAACAGAAGCTTCTGGAACTGGTAACATGAAGTTCATGCTGAATGGTGCGCTGACTATCGGCACCATGGATGGAGCCAATGTGGAGATGGCCGAGGAGGCTGGAGAGGAGAACCTGTTCATCTTTGGCATGAGAGTGGAGGATGTAGAGGCCATGGACAGGAAGGGGTGAGAGGATTATTCTAATATTCTTATCTAAATATGCATCATTCTTGACATTTAGCTATTTGCTTGTGTGCATACATTTGCTTGTGAGCAACATTGTTAACACTTATCTACACACCTTTTGTGCACCTGAAGGATTAAAGGCAGTTTCTAATAGGGCAGATCAAAGTACCTGGCTGGCAAGATTCTATGTCAACCTATAAAATGGGCTGTGACCCAAACCCCATACTATTTCACACATACAGTCCCCCTTCTAACGTTCTCTATTTTTGCATACTTATCCAACTCAATGGTTTTAGACTCTCATGCAGAATGGTTGTGCCACCTTCATTTTGTGACAAGATCCAAACTGCTACTAGCTTAAGGCAGCCAGATTTTTAGTCCCTTTGAAGTCCCTGTATGTGATTCAAtagctccttttctgttctgtttatctTGTAAATtgctcagtggtcatcatcttTCTCCATAAGATGCAGCAATTTTCTGATGTACTTGTTCTCAAAAGCCTGATTGTGGCTTTCTTCCTCTTTCTTAAGTGTCCAGACTTTACAACAATAAGGATTAAGCTAAATAACTAAGAAAATTCGACCGGTGTTATCTGTGAAAATtctaaatttaaatattaaatattcccCACAGGTACAATGCATCTGAATACTATGACCGTATACCAGAGCTGAAGCAGGCCATGGACCAGATCGCAGGAGGATTCTTCAGCCCCAAGCAGCCTGACCTTTTTAAGGGCATTGTTAACATGCTCATGCACCATGACAGGTattcacaaatatttcttttatacCGTACTGCTGCTGTGGTGAGGCAGAGCTCATTTAAATGTCCAGGTGATCGTACTAACCAGATTAAGCTAGAAATTGGACTAAGGTTGCCAGTGATGCTGAATCTTTAAAACATGAATTTTAGAACTTATAAATCAATAGTGGTCTTAGATTTTTGGCGTGCACTCTGTAACTATGCCTTATAATCCACTGGTACTATTTGTTAGAGCTGTGTTAAAGAaaatattgaaacattttcgACCAATCAGAATTGAGAATTCAACAGCACTGTTTTATGAGTTCCTTAAAACATCTTGCCTCTGATTTTGTACTTATTTCTACTCTCTTTCTGATCAAACCTCATCCAGATTTAAAGTGTTTGCAGATTATGAGGACTACATCCAGTGTCAAGAAAAAGTAAACTCCCTTTACAAGGCAAGTGAAATTACTTAAGTGACTCCTAGTTGAAGTCTGGATCATTGTCCGTATAAACGTTTaatctctattattattattatttcctcaAACAGAAACCTAAGGAATGGACCAAGAAGGTGATCTTAAACATCGCTGGTTCTGGCAAGTTCTCCAGTGATCGCACTATTGCGCAGTATGCTCGTGAGATTTGGGGTGTAGAGCCCAGTCTGGAGAAGATCCCAGCCCCTAATGACCCGTAATAAACCTCACTTTGACCCTGACCCAACACCAGGAGTTATGAAGCCCTAGATTTGGTTTAGGATGAATTTGGTGATGTTTGTCTGTTTATTAATgttgtttacactgatcagccataacattaaaaccacctcattgtttctacactcactgtccatcagctccacttaccatatagaagcactttgaaattctacaattactgactgtagtccatctggttttctgcatgctttgttagccccctttcaccctgttcttcagtggtcaggacccccacaggaccaccacagatctggtattatttaggtggtggatgattttcagcactgcagtgacaatgacatggtggtggtgtgttactgtgtgttgtgctggtatgagtggattagacacagcagcactgctggagtttttaaataccttgtccactcactgtttattgtCATAAACCCTCTCCcctcacaaacatacacatgctTTCTACAAAGGCATCAACTTGTTACAAAAAGTTTAAGTATTCAGGCCTTTCAAATTAGCAGAAAACTCTATGATGCAACTTTTTACAAACTGACAATGAAAGTCTAGTTATACATAATGTAACAGAGAAGAGACGAGAACAGTTTGTGTGGTGGTAGTATGTCAAATATTTTATAGCTCTCAAAATGATTGTATTCACAAATTTGAGATTTGAAAAAGATAAATTTGAGATTTATTTCAGAATACTGGGATTTTAGCTCCAAATGTGTCTACagttttaacattaaaaataatgtatttaatgctgcacccaggtggcgcaacgggatattcccctagcacaccagcaccgaggttctgaactcctctgttcgaaactcggtgttgccaccggtcagctgggcgccatctggcgggcataattggcagtgcctgcagcagatactaattggccaccgtatctgcagggtggggaccggggTCATACGCtgtcatacgctgtgtaaggaccctgattggcggaagagacgcctgtgcagaatgcaggggcgagaagagcaGGGCTGTACAGGTGTCGGAGgtgcagcgacgtgctctctctggatgcaatctggtatctttgagcagcggaagacaaaaatttagtgcgctaaatcgggaggaaaatggggagaaaatgcaagaaaaaaaataaataatgtatttaatttaaaaaaaaatagcacatTATATAGCCTTAACACTTTTAATTTATATTCTGAAATTCTGACCTATTTATGTACTTattcaattacatttaaattcaaaATACTGACAGTAAGaatttttataatgtttgaTTTGGGGttcaaattaaaaaatttataataataataatataatacataattATAACTTAGATTTACTTGTGTTTTTTGTAAATTGGTCCTGTTTTTCCTTTTACTTGTTTTAATTCTCCCCCTGTTCACACTCCTCTTAATTGTCAAAGTCCTTCCTGGCAATGTATTAGCCTCTCTGAACACATAAAcctcatttaattaaatttccTGTATTAATACACTCTTGGTTTTGACTCTGACTTGTATTGACTCTTGGTTATTTAACGCACTGTTAACCGTCCAGGAGAAAGTGTATTAGCAAAAGGGCTAAAGAAACACAGGCAATCTGACAATCATGATTTTTATTGGTCAGCTATCATTTTCTCTTATTAAaagttaattattaataaactcCCAGCTGTTTTATCCCAGCTGTAATTTGTTGTGCAGTATACGGCAAAGCTGCATGGTTACCTAGTTTCTAATGTTATCATATTTTCTGTCttcatttgttttgcttttagAAAGAAtaactgttaaaaaaaactaaacatttaTAACAAA
Coding sequences:
- the pygma gene encoding glycogen phosphorylase, muscle form; its protein translation is MSKPLSDHEKRKQISVRGLAGVENVADLKNNFNRHLHFTLVKDRNVSTKRDYYFALANTVRDHLVGRWIRTQQHYYEKDPKRVYYISLEFYMGRTLQNTMVNLGLENACDEAVYQLGLDMEELEDIEEDAGLGNGGLGRLAACFLDSMATLGLASYGYGIRYEFGIFNQKMVNGWQMEEADDWLRYGNPWEKARPEYMRPVHFFGRTEHHPDGVKWVDTQVVLALPYDVPVPGYRNNVVNTMRLWSAKAPCEFNLKDFNVGGYIQAVLDRNLAENISRVLYPNDNFFEGKELRLKQEYFVVAATLQDIIRRFKASKFGSREIVRTDFTALPDKVAIQLNDTHPALAIPELMRVLVDDEKLPWDKAWDITVRTCAYTNHTVLPEALERWPIDLFHNLLPRHLEIIYEINRRHMERVASLFPGDMDRLCRMSLIEEGGIKRVNMAHMCIVGAHAVNGVAQIHSDILKATVFKDFYEMDPHKFQNKTNGITPRRWLVMCNPGLAEVIAEKIGEDFIKDLSQLRKLENFVNDEAFIRDIAKVKQENKLKFATHLEEHYKVKINPNSMFDIQVKRIHEYKRQLLNCLHIITYYNRIKKDPKKQWTPRTIMIGGKAAPGYHTAKMIIRLITAIGEVVNKDPVVGDRLKVIFLENYRVTLAEKAIPAADLSEQISTAGTEASGTGNMKFMLNGALTIGTMDGANVEMAEEAGEENLFIFGMRVEDVEAMDRKGYNASEYYDRIPELKQAMDQIAGGFFSPKQPDLFKGIVNMLMHHDRFKVFADYEDYIQCQEKVNSLYKKPKEWTKKVILNIAGSGKFSSDRTIAQYAREIWGVEPSLEKIPAPNDP